A window of Adhaeribacter arboris genomic DNA:
GCGGAATATGGCCGGCAGCGTGCACCAGTTGGAAGCTACCGGACAGGCCTCGGCTCGCAACGTGTTTGCCCTCATGGAAGATCGCCTGTACTACGCCGAACTCGCCGAAAGAAAAAACAAACAAGCCTCATGAGATTAAAAGAATATACCGCCCTGTTCCGGGAGCTGGCCCGCCGCCACGTGGCCATTCAGCACTCTCCTACGGAGTGCCGCTTCCTGCGAGTAACGCTCAGCACGGATCCCATCGCCCGGCGTTTGGATTTGGAAGAGTTATACAACAGCCTGCGCACGAAGCTCAAGGCTGGTTACTTCCTAGTGCTGCAAACCTACGAAACCGACTACGAAGATAATGTATCGGACAACTTAAAAAAGGAATTCCATGGCGCCATAATGGTCATGGGTAAAGTTAAAACCGGCGATTTTGACCAGTTGGAAGAAGTACTCGATCGCACCGAAGAAATCGGCGAGGAGCTGATGGGCACGGTGCTCCACACTTTCCGGACTGATTTTACTCCTCCCGTGAAATTTATGACGGCTAAAGACATTACCGCCGAGAAGATCGGCCCGGTGGGTGATAACCATTACGGCACCCGCTTTAACTTCTCTTTCCAGGAAACAGCTAACGCTGCTTTGAAACACAAACCCGATAAATATTTAAATTAATGGCTTCCGTTGCTTCCATAAATTTTAGCTTTCGCCACAATAGTATTGGCCTGGGCAACTACTTTGAGTTGCGCTTATTTGGCAACCTGGTGCGGTTCACCTCCGCCTCTACTACCAATGCGGCTAATCGGGAATTTGGTATTTCTTCCGGAGCCGGAGCCGCTGCCAATGCTTTACTGCAGTTAATTCAAGATTACATTGCGGCGAATGGTGCCGGGCAATACACCGCTGAATTTACCCGCATTGGCGAGGGCCCCAGCCAGGAAAATCCGGATGACTACTTTGTTTACCTTTTTGTGGTGCAAGCCACCCAGTTGGGGTCGGCTTTTAACTTCACGGGCAGTACGGCTTCCGGACCTGACTGGCTGATTGGCTACAGCGATTCGACAGCAGACACCTTATCGGCCACCTATACTTCTTCCTTGGCCACGTGCTTCGCCTCCAGTACTGGTTCTATCCTGGTAACCGTTACGGGAGGTGAAGGCCCCTTCACTTATCTCTGGTCCGATGGCGCTACCACCAAAGATCGCTCCCTGGTACCGGCCGGCACCTACCAGCTGGTGATTACCGATAGTTCCGGGCAAAGCTTTTCTTTTTCGGCGGAGGTAGGCCAGAATTCCCGCATCGAAGTGCAGGTGACCAAGGGCGATGCTTCTATCGCTTTAACGGTATCGGGAGGAGTAGCGCCTTACACCTATTTATGGGAAGACGGCAGCACGGCAGCTACCCGGGAAAACATCAGCCCGGGAAATTATTCCTGCACCGTCACGGACTCAATTGGCTGCCAGCTAGTGGTGCCCATTAATTTTGGGCAAGAGCAGTTTTTTTACTCCCGCAACCCGGTGACCCTGGAGTTGCAGGCCTTGGATCCATTGACGAAGCCGAACCTGACTTTCCTCTGCGAAGTGTGGCTGGAGAAAGAATACCTATCCGGTACTTTCGAGAAAATCACCGCTGAGCCATTGGAGCAGCCCGCTGATACGGACGGAAAAACCATTTTTAACGTGCGCCGGCTCCTGGATGTTTACCTGGAACCGCACTTTCCTACTTTTGGCCAGGCCGAAATTAGCCGGGCCGATAGCTGTTTTAAACGCTTTTATTTAAAGCACACCGAAAAGTACGGCAACCCGCCCGTACCTTCTTCCTTTTCCCAGGTGGATTACCGCTACGTGGTCATTGGCGGGCTGGATTTACCCGAATACTACGCGCAAACATTCTTTACCAGTTACCTGGTAAAGCGGAAGCCTTTTTTCACCTGGGATCTACCGGTAAAATCCGTGTTTAGTGACCAGCCGGAGTACTTGTATTTTATGCCCTTGAGCCTGACGACCACTAGTTTTACCGTCCGGGTAAAGGTCTATTACCAAAACAGTAATCCGCAAACCTACGATTTATTTACGCAGCAAGACGTCAATCGCTTTGAGTTGTACTGCGTGCCGGCTGGCCACGATCTGCTGGCGCTGCCAGCGAAGAAACCCGGCAGTCCGATTGAGAGTTGGGATATTTTTGTGCAGGATCAGGCTGGCACCATCATTTCGGAAACCCGGCGCTTTGTGCTCGATACGCGTTACTTCCGGCGCAAGCGTTATTTGTTGTACGCCAACAGCGTGGGCGGTATTAATACCCTGGCAGCTCTAGGGGAAACGAAAAGTAAACTGGATCCGGAGATTCAGCAGCTCGAGCGCATCATCACGCCCGACTACAATCCGGAGCGGGGCGAAGTAGCCATTACCGATAAATACCTCAAACCAAGTTTAGAATTAACCACCGGCAACCGGTCGCGGCAGGAAATTGCCAGCCTCACCGATTTTGTGCTCACCCGCGAAGCTCGCCTGGTAGGAGCCGACCGCTACCTGGCCGGCACCTTCGCCGCCAAAAACGTGGTGCTGGATGATGAAAGTGAAGAGGTAAGCTACATTGATTTTGAATTCGTGCTGCCGAAAATGTACAACTACACGCCGGCTCTACGTCTGGCCGGCTACCTGGATGAGGCTTCCACTACTGAACCCCGCGCTCCATGGTAGGCTATCGCATCAATAATACCTGGCTGGATTTACCTCCGGACTTGAGCGTGCAGATGGAAATCTATAATCCCCTGTTTCAAACGGATTATATTCCCGGCTCGCTTACGTACCCGTTTAATCTGCCGGCCGACAGCAAACTCAACCAGCGGGAGCTGAACTTCCCGGGAGAGCTGGCCGTGAGCCGCTACAGTACGCGCTTTTTTACGGCGCAAATGTTTCTCATGGACCAGCTCTGGCGCGTGGGCAAACTCAACGTGCTCCGGAAAACGAAGGACTACAACGTTAATTTTCAAACCGATATTGGCGACATCGAAAGCCGCCTGAAGGAAGATTCTTTGCGGAGCCTGGACCTGGGCACGGCTAATCTTTCGATGCAAGTGGCGGAAATTTACCCCACGCAAACCTACGCGCTGTTTCCGGTTAAAAACCCGAATTTTTTTGATGGTAAAAAAGAAACTTTCGGCAAGTACCTCAACTACTACGACGGAGGATTCTTTGAATCCTCCGGCATTCATACCATTACGCCTTTTCCCTACCTGGTGCACGTGCTGCGCCAGGTGCTGGCGAACTACGGCTACCAGGTGCAAGGAGCCTGGCTCGAAGAAGAAGCTACTCGCCGCCTGGTAATCTACAATAACCAGGTACCCACCGATGCCCCATTCCCGATTAACCAGCACGTGCCGGATATGAAGGTCAACGAGTTTCTCCGGGCCATTCGCTCGCTCTTAGGTTTGGGGTTTATTTTCAATACGACTGCCAAAAGCATGACCATTGTGCGGCTAAAGGATGTGCTCCGCAATACGGCCTACGTGGACTGGACCACCCGCACGAAGCCTTCTTTTGAATGGGAGCCCAACTTAACCAATGGTTTTAACCTGAAGCAGGAACCGGACGGCAACGACGATATTTATAAAACGCTGCCAGCTACTTGGGGCACTTACAGAGTAGGAGCCGGCAAGGAAGATATTCCGGTTTCTGCCGGCACTTTGCCTACGGTTAATCAAGCGGACGAACTCAAAAGTTCCCGGCAGTGGCTCGTGCCCCAGGCGAGCCAGAAAGGAAGCACGCCGGAGCTGGAGATTGGCCAGAATCCTTTCTCGCTGCGCCTGCTTTCTTACCAAGGCATGCAGCCTGATTCTCAAGGGAATCTCTATCCCCAAGGCAGCAACGCGCCGGTAGTTTGGGAAGGTGGCCAAGGTTTATACCAAACCGCTCATCAGGAATGGCTGGAGTTTCGAAGTACTACCGAGCTGATTGAAGCCAAAATTACCTTCACGATCGAAGATCTGCTCCGGCTTAAACCGGATTTAAAAGCCATGATCCGCTACGAAGACGGGACCATTAAAGCGCTATGGGAAAAAATAACCCTCGGCATCAACAATAAAACCGGTATCCAGGAGGCGAAAGTGTCGCTTTTCAAAGTGCCCTACTAACCTGGACACATCTTGGACACATCTTGGACAAATATGAATAACCAAAAAGAAACGGCCGAACAATGGCTGATCTACGCCATTGAAAACTGGAAAGGTGAGCTTACCCGGCTAAGAGCGCGGGATACGGACGCTCTGTTTTCCAGCTTTAAGGGCAACGTGATTGACCAGGCTGATAGTCGGCTAAAAATTGAGATTGCCTACGCCTGGTACGGTCAGATGATCGATATGGGGGTGGGCCGCGGTACGCGCTCCGGCGAGCAGAAAGCGCAAGCCACGGAGCGTCGGCTGATAGGTAAGTTTACGGGCAACCGGCGCCAGGCCAAGAAATGGTATTCCGGCCGCAACCGCAATGGCATCGGCTACCAGGTAACGCGCCTGGGCATGCTCATGGAAGAAATAATGGTGACAGCCGGCATCGAGAAAATCAAAGGCAGCATCGATCAAAAACTTGTAATTACTTTTTAAATGGCAACCTCGAAAGAACAACGCATAGTTGAAATCATCATTAATGGTCAGCAGGCAAATGCCTCCTTAAAGGAGATGAATGCCGCGGCGGCCGTGATGTGGAATCAACTCCAAAAAATGAGCAAGGATGATCCGGGCCGGGCGCAACTCAACAAGGATTTTCTGCAGCTAAAAAATACCATTAATGCTACCAAGGCGGAAATGCTGGGCATGAGCAAAGCCTCCGGCTTTATGAGCCAGGCCTGGTCAACTGCCTTGGGAGTTTTTATGGGGGGAGGTATTCAACAAGTTTTTACTTCCATTATTGGCTGGTTCAAGGAAGCTTCAACGGAAGCCAAAGGCTTTGAAAAAGCCTTGAGTAGTTTATCGGCCCTCACCGGTTTAGCGGGCGATGATCTGCAGTACCTGGCGGATCAATCCGAAAAAACCGGCGATAAGCTGCACATGAGTGCGGAAGCCGTTTTGAATGCTTATAAGGTAATGGGTAGTGCTAAGCCCGAGTTGTTAGGTAATAAAGAAGCCTTAGCGGCCATTACCGAGCAAGCCATTATTTTATCCCGGGCGGCTGAAATGGAGCTGGGTCCAGCGTCCACGGCCCTGGCCGAGTCCTTAAATCAATTTGGGGAAGGCGCCGATCAGGCCGGCCGCTACATCAACGTCATGGCAGCCGGCGCCAAAGAAGGTGCCTCCGAGATTAACGAAACGGCAGCGGCTTTGAAAAACTCCGGTACCGTGGCTGCGGCCGCCAACATTAGTTTTGAAGCTACTAACGCCGTTATTCAGTCTTTATCTACCGTAGCCATCAAAGGCGGCGAAGCGGGTACCGGCTTGAAGAATGTCTTGCTCACTCTCCAGAGTGGCGCCGATGAGTTTAACCCGAAAGTAGTCGGCTTAGAAAAAGCGCTCAGTAATCTGGGTAAACAAAACCTGAGTACCGCCGAGCTAGCAAAAATGTTCGGTAAAGAAAACGTGGTAGTGGCCCAGCACATGGTCAACAACCGAGGAGAAATCGAGCGACTGACCAAGGCCATGACCGGTACCAACACGGCTTACGAACAGGCAGCCACCAACATGGATAATTTGGAAGGGGACATGCAAAGCCTGGATTCCGCTACTGCTTCCTTAAAAATTACCATCGGCAACGGATTAAATGTGGTGATCCGAGAAGGCGTACAATTCTTAACCACTCTTGTATTAGCTCTTAAAGAAGCACCTCAATTTATCCGCGAAAATTGGGACGCCATCTCGTTATTGGCAGTGGCAGTTGTAACCTTGAACGCGAATAACATCCGGGCGGCAGCGAGTACACTGGCCATGGAAGTTGCCGAGAAAAGAAGAACCATTGCTACCCGGGCCAGTGCGGCCGCGCAGTGGGTGATTAATGCCGCCATGAATGCCAATCCCATCGGCTTAGTCATTGCGGCTGTAGCTGCTCTGGCAGGTGGTTTTATGCTCTTGTATAACCGAAGTGAAGCCGTCCGGGGCGGAGTGGCCGGGGTCTGGAATGCGTTTAAAGAATTGCTCAGCATTGCGGGAGATATAGTTTCTTTCCTTGTCAATCCCATTAAAAATGCCGGCAAAATCAAAGAAATTATGAATGCCGGCGATCGGCTGGGGAAAGCTTTTAGCGACGGCTATCACGGTAAAATTGCCGAAGAACGAGCCAAGCAGGAAAAAACAGACCAGGCCAAGCACGAACAAAATAAAACGGTGGCTAAAACCAAAGGCCAGGAACTAGGCAAAGCCACCGGTGATGGTTTTGCTGCTTCGCTCAAAGGGTTAAGTATTCAGGCGTTGAAGGATATGTTGGAGAACGAAACCGATAAAACCCACAAAAGTTTAATTCGGAAGCAAATTGCGCACTTGAAAGAAAAAGAAAAGCTCCAGAACCAAGAACTAAAGCAAGAGGAAAAGCATCAAAAAGAACTGGAGAAAGCCAACGAAAAATTTTTAAAAACGAGTCAGCAATCCGACCTCGAATTTCAGCAGTTAAAAATAGATATGATGCAGGACGGCATTGATAAAGTGCTGGCCAAACTCCGCCTGCAGCACAGCAAAGAGTTGCTGGAACTGGAGAAACATAAGAAAGATGTTTTAGCCAATATTGGGGCAACGGAATCGGAAAAACAGGCTCTACTCGCCTCCATTGAAGAACAGAAAAAAATGAAGGAGGCCGAGTTACGGCAAGCTGAGGAAGAAGCGACAAAGACGGAAGCAAAAAAGCTGCGCGATGATTATTTCAAAGGCCTGGAGGAAAAACAAGCCCTGGAAGCGGAATATACCGAGAACGAATTCCTGCAGAAACAAGCCAACTTTGATGGCCAGGTTGTCCGGACCATTGAAGCGGAACAAGCCCGGGATCTGGCGTTGCTGGAACAAAAAGAAGCGACGGCTCAGCTCAAGCTGGCCTCCCTGGAAAGATCCGGCCAGGGAGAATCCGCCCAGGCGCTCAAACTTAAAAATGAGATTCTGCGCTACGACAACGAGCGGACTACTAAACTCCGCGACAATGAGGAAAAGCTGACGAAAGTAAAGAACGATCTGGCCCGGATGCAAATTACCAAAGCTCAGGAAGCGTTGCAGGTAGGCATTGATTTGTTGGGTAAAGATACCGCTGCCCGGAAAGTGGCCGTGACGGCGCACAAAGCTTTTAGCATTGGTAAGATCGCCATTGATTTACGGGAAGAAATCCAGGCCATCTGGAAACATGCTAACGAGAACCCGATAAATGCCATCATTCCGGGATCTGGTAACGTCATCGCCGGCGTTCAAACCGCCTTGGCGGTAGGCCGCGCCATAAAGAGTACCAAGGAAGTAACCGCGCAGCAGTTCTATGGGGGTGGTATGACCAAAAAAGATGGCAATCCGGCTTTGATTAAAATGATGGAACGCAACGGTATCTGGGAAATGGCTAGTGGCCAAACCGGTGGCCGGATCGGCACCTTTGCGGAGGGCGGCATGGTAAACGATGCCCGACTCGGGCTTATTGGCGAAAAGGGAGCGGAGCTAGTGATACCTAACTGGATGATCAAGTCTCCTAAGTACGCCAATACTGTCGCTTACCTGGAGGCGGAGCGGCAGAAAGGAATAACGGCTTTTGCCACCGGTGGTCCTACCCGGGAGGAATCTTTATCTACTGGCCGTATTGAGGCGGAAAATTCAGCTATTACTCCTTTTGAACAAGCCATGCTGGCTGAGTTAAAACAAATGAAGGAGGAAATTATTAAATGGCCTAAAACTTTGCAAGTGCACAATAACGTGGGCGACACCCAGGAGAAGATTCAACTACTCAACGAGATTCGGGAAATGTCTCAGGCCTAATTTTTTGTCCTTTCTGGCCGCGTGGTTCCGGAGGAATTTTACATCCTCAAACAAATCCACAAACAATTATTCCAATCCCATGAAAAAAATCTTTCACCTGATGTTTGGCCTGGCCCTGGTGCTCTCGCTAAATACTCCCCACCACCTCTTCGCCCAATTATCCCTGCCGCGAACGAACTTATTAGTGAATGCTGATTTCTCAAAAGGTTTACCGAAAGGCCTGCGCACTCAGGTTTACACCAGCCATGGTTTAACCTACCAAAAATTTGCGGGTAAAACCTGGGCGCGGGTTGAATTGCGGCAAGAGGATAACCGCAAGGGTATTGTCCGGGCTGAATTCGTACGCGATTCGGAAACTCATCGCGAAGGTCGGATCGGCTATAAAATGCTCATCAAGCGCAAGGAATTTC
This region includes:
- a CDS encoding SprB repeat-containing protein, whose protein sequence is MASVASINFSFRHNSIGLGNYFELRLFGNLVRFTSASTTNAANREFGISSGAGAAANALLQLIQDYIAANGAGQYTAEFTRIGEGPSQENPDDYFVYLFVVQATQLGSAFNFTGSTASGPDWLIGYSDSTADTLSATYTSSLATCFASSTGSILVTVTGGEGPFTYLWSDGATTKDRSLVPAGTYQLVITDSSGQSFSFSAEVGQNSRIEVQVTKGDASIALTVSGGVAPYTYLWEDGSTAATRENISPGNYSCTVTDSIGCQLVVPINFGQEQFFYSRNPVTLELQALDPLTKPNLTFLCEVWLEKEYLSGTFEKITAEPLEQPADTDGKTIFNVRRLLDVYLEPHFPTFGQAEISRADSCFKRFYLKHTEKYGNPPVPSSFSQVDYRYVVIGGLDLPEYYAQTFFTSYLVKRKPFFTWDLPVKSVFSDQPEYLYFMPLSLTTTSFTVRVKVYYQNSNPQTYDLFTQQDVNRFELYCVPAGHDLLALPAKKPGSPIESWDIFVQDQAGTIISETRRFVLDTRYFRRKRYLLYANSVGGINTLAALGETKSKLDPEIQQLERIITPDYNPERGEVAITDKYLKPSLELTTGNRSRQEIASLTDFVLTREARLVGADRYLAGTFAAKNVVLDDESEEVSYIDFEFVLPKMYNYTPALRLAGYLDEASTTEPRAPW
- a CDS encoding phage tail tape measure protein, with translation MATSKEQRIVEIIINGQQANASLKEMNAAAAVMWNQLQKMSKDDPGRAQLNKDFLQLKNTINATKAEMLGMSKASGFMSQAWSTALGVFMGGGIQQVFTSIIGWFKEASTEAKGFEKALSSLSALTGLAGDDLQYLADQSEKTGDKLHMSAEAVLNAYKVMGSAKPELLGNKEALAAITEQAIILSRAAEMELGPASTALAESLNQFGEGADQAGRYINVMAAGAKEGASEINETAAALKNSGTVAAAANISFEATNAVIQSLSTVAIKGGEAGTGLKNVLLTLQSGADEFNPKVVGLEKALSNLGKQNLSTAELAKMFGKENVVVAQHMVNNRGEIERLTKAMTGTNTAYEQAATNMDNLEGDMQSLDSATASLKITIGNGLNVVIREGVQFLTTLVLALKEAPQFIRENWDAISLLAVAVVTLNANNIRAAASTLAMEVAEKRRTIATRASAAAQWVINAAMNANPIGLVIAAVAALAGGFMLLYNRSEAVRGGVAGVWNAFKELLSIAGDIVSFLVNPIKNAGKIKEIMNAGDRLGKAFSDGYHGKIAEERAKQEKTDQAKHEQNKTVAKTKGQELGKATGDGFAASLKGLSIQALKDMLENETDKTHKSLIRKQIAHLKEKEKLQNQELKQEEKHQKELEKANEKFLKTSQQSDLEFQQLKIDMMQDGIDKVLAKLRLQHSKELLELEKHKKDVLANIGATESEKQALLASIEEQKKMKEAELRQAEEEATKTEAKKLRDDYFKGLEEKQALEAEYTENEFLQKQANFDGQVVRTIEAEQARDLALLEQKEATAQLKLASLERSGQGESAQALKLKNEILRYDNERTTKLRDNEEKLTKVKNDLARMQITKAQEALQVGIDLLGKDTAARKVAVTAHKAFSIGKIAIDLREEIQAIWKHANENPINAIIPGSGNVIAGVQTALAVGRAIKSTKEVTAQQFYGGGMTKKDGNPALIKMMERNGIWEMASGQTGGRIGTFAEGGMVNDARLGLIGEKGAELVIPNWMIKSPKYANTVAYLEAERQKGITAFATGGPTREESLSTGRIEAENSAITPFEQAMLAELKQMKEEIIKWPKTLQVHNNVGDTQEKIQLLNEIREMSQA